The following coding sequences are from one Pigmentibacter sp. JX0631 window:
- a CDS encoding LD-carboxypeptidase, with protein MLSFNKSLICLSLFININIYANYYNEKTAAEKLLNEFNTNFYQNAFENLKKIKVNAISPSSPLETEKLLELKKFNFLYFNKNLNFNSSIPYLASTDLERFNEIKEAINNENKIIWATRGGYGSSRLFPFLKKLEKSKNRKIFIGYSDVTFLHLFFNQNWNWITIHGSTLGELLENSKDKKNFILLDKLINCKKGELSYSNIKLENNLARNSNILKGLTTGGNLEIILSSIGTQWQIKTDDKIVFLEETNVKGYSLDRAFTHLLQSNIFKNAKAIVLGEFIGNDDSVNFALKRFTEEVQIPVFKLDTFGHGKKNYPILLNTLATIDSKLNKITFEFDKSYFIFTDSAKQYAQRD; from the coding sequence ATGTTGAGTTTTAATAAATCATTAATTTGCTTATCACTTTTTATAAATATAAATATTTATGCAAACTACTATAATGAAAAAACAGCAGCTGAAAAATTATTGAATGAATTTAATACTAACTTCTATCAAAATGCGTTTGAAAATTTAAAAAAAATAAAAGTTAATGCAATATCACCTTCTTCTCCTTTAGAAACAGAGAAATTGCTAGAATTAAAAAAATTTAATTTTTTATACTTCAACAAAAATTTAAATTTCAATTCTAGTATACCTTACTTAGCAAGCACTGATCTTGAAAGGTTTAATGAGATAAAAGAAGCAATAAATAATGAAAATAAAATTATTTGGGCAACTCGTGGGGGTTATGGATCTTCAAGATTATTTCCATTTTTAAAAAAATTAGAAAAATCTAAAAATCGGAAGATCTTTATTGGATATAGTGATGTTACTTTTCTTCATCTATTTTTTAATCAAAACTGGAATTGGATTACAATACACGGCTCTACTCTAGGAGAACTTTTAGAAAATAGTAAAGATAAAAAGAATTTTATTTTGCTTGATAAATTAATCAATTGTAAGAAAGGGGAATTGTCCTACAGTAATATTAAGCTAGAAAATAATTTAGCAAGAAATTCAAACATTTTAAAAGGTCTAACTACCGGTGGAAACTTAGAAATTATACTAAGCAGCATTGGAACACAGTGGCAAATTAAAACAGATGATAAAATTGTTTTCCTAGAAGAAACTAACGTAAAAGGATACTCATTAGACAGAGCATTCACGCATCTCTTACAATCTAATATTTTCAAAAATGCTAAAGCAATAGTATTGGGTGAATTTATAGGTAACGATGATTCAGTAAACTTTGCTCTTAAGCGGTTTACTGAAGAAGTACAAATTCCAGTTTTTAAATTAGATACTTTTGGTCATGGAAAAAAAAACTACCCAATACTTTTAAATACACTTGCAACTATAGATTCTAAATTAAATAAAATAACGTTTGAGTTTGATAAAAGTTATTTTATTTTTACAGATAGTGCAAAACAATATGCACAGCGTGATTAG
- a CDS encoding DNA recombination protein RmuC, which translates to MIIYFLIISLFFLFIVIYIIKYKKIVSEYSVKCNKLIEENYEQTDELNSLKEKNSELSNKLTKQENLILEYKLKLNSLESENNFFQKELNNQKDYFNFIKINFKHEFENLANSILEQKTKTINEMAEKNFSNLLHPFKEKLINFEKSIELKYINELNDRNSLKFEIESLVKLNQQMSDETRSLTQALKGDSKFQGDWGEFILEKTLEISGLRKEFEYTTQTSFTDSEGDKYRPDVIIHLPENKHIIIDAKVSLKAYEKYRSSTDEIERKKAIDEHIYSIKKHIILLSEKPYTELKELKTPEFVFLFIPIENAYLIAMHFQKELSEFAWSRKIALVTATTLLTSLKTVASIWKLENQNKNALEIAREGGKLYDKFVGFMEDFEKIGKTFDLGQRQYSDAFNKLKNGGGNIFKRIENLKELGATPIKQIKQEFIE; encoded by the coding sequence ATGATAATATATTTCCTAATAATTTCTTTATTTTTCCTATTTATTGTTATTTATATAATAAAATATAAAAAAATAGTTTCGGAGTATTCTGTAAAATGTAATAAATTGATCGAAGAAAATTACGAGCAAACCGATGAGCTAAATTCGTTGAAAGAAAAAAATTCAGAATTAAGTAATAAATTAACAAAACAAGAAAATTTAATTTTAGAATATAAGCTAAAATTAAATTCACTAGAATCAGAAAATAACTTTTTTCAAAAGGAATTAAATAACCAAAAAGATTACTTTAATTTTATAAAAATAAATTTTAAGCATGAATTTGAGAATTTAGCAAATTCAATATTAGAACAGAAAACAAAAACTATAAATGAAATGGCAGAAAAAAATTTTAGTAATTTGCTTCATCCGTTTAAAGAAAAATTAATAAATTTTGAGAAGAGTATTGAACTAAAATATATAAATGAACTTAATGATAGAAACTCTTTGAAGTTTGAAATAGAAAGTTTAGTGAAACTAAATCAACAAATGTCTGATGAAACTAGATCGTTAACTCAAGCACTAAAAGGCGATTCAAAATTTCAAGGTGATTGGGGTGAATTTATTTTAGAAAAGACTTTAGAAATTTCTGGATTAAGAAAAGAATTTGAATACACTACCCAAACCTCTTTTACTGATTCAGAAGGGGATAAGTATAGGCCAGATGTAATTATTCATTTACCAGAAAATAAACATATCATAATAGATGCAAAAGTATCATTAAAAGCATATGAAAAATATAGATCGTCGACAGATGAAATTGAAAGAAAAAAAGCAATTGATGAACACATTTATTCAATAAAGAAACATATTATTCTTTTATCTGAAAAACCTTATACAGAGTTAAAAGAACTCAAAACACCCGAATTTGTTTTTTTATTTATCCCAATAGAAAATGCTTACTTAATTGCTATGCATTTTCAAAAAGAACTCTCTGAATTTGCTTGGTCTAGAAAGATAGCACTTGTTACAGCTACTACATTGTTAACAAGTCTTAAAACTGTAGCTTCTATTTGGAAACTTGAAAATCAAAATAAAAATGCTTTAGAAATAGCTAGAGAAGGGGGGAAACTATATGATAAATTTGTTGGTTTTATGGAAGATTTCGAAAAAATAGGAAAAACTTTTGACCTTGGACAAAGACAGTATAGTGATGCATTTAATAAACTTAAAAATGGTGGTGGTAATATTTTTAAACGGATTGAAAATTTAAAAGAACTAGGAGCTACACCAATAAAACAAATTAAACAAGAATTTATAGAATAG
- the rfaE2 gene encoding D-glycero-beta-D-manno-heptose 1-phosphate adenylyltransferase, translated as MASYEQHSTPEDALALKNTRIFIAGDIILDTYIEGKVSRISPEAPVPVVLETGRRFVPGGAGNVAANISSVGGAAFLCGRVGNDAEAHILKGILEDYNIDTNSIIISKDAPTIAKIRVVSGSLLTSGSQQIVRIDKEKFVELAKSEEERVVKLYEKFLLQGGNRCLIISDYGKGFLTKSLIKSLILLSKQYHVPIVTDPKSEDVFRYHGSTVIKPNLNEGRSVLKVLKPGFVAKSLKNEIETIADCYLEASGCENLVMSLSENGVMTKGKDIEGTLNFATHALQVADVSGAGDTLISFLAMSLAAQLPLSRATELGNIAAGIACGKSGTATITLAEFLDAIKSRNEAIHPEKLMPIHSLSLLINELKQQQKKTVFTNGCFDILHAGHVDYLQKARARGDLLVVGLNSDSSVSKLKGPSRPVQNANDRATILASLACIDYIVIFEDDNPLELIKTLKPDVLVKGADYNLENTIGAKEVLEWGGSVEHISLLPGRSTTSIIQKAQLSR; from the coding sequence ATGGCTAGTTATGAACAACATTCCACTCCTGAAGACGCTTTGGCACTTAAAAATACAAGAATTTTTATTGCTGGAGACATTATTCTAGACACTTATATTGAGGGAAAAGTATCTAGAATTTCCCCCGAAGCACCAGTACCTGTAGTTTTAGAAACAGGAAGACGCTTCGTTCCAGGAGGTGCTGGAAATGTTGCGGCCAATATTTCCAGCGTCGGCGGAGCGGCTTTTTTGTGTGGAAGAGTTGGAAATGATGCTGAAGCCCATATTCTAAAAGGCATTCTCGAAGACTACAACATTGATACCAATTCTATAATTATCTCAAAAGATGCCCCAACAATAGCTAAAATAAGAGTTGTATCTGGTAGTTTATTAACTTCTGGATCGCAACAAATTGTTCGAATTGATAAAGAAAAATTTGTTGAGCTAGCAAAAAGTGAAGAAGAAAGAGTAGTTAAACTTTATGAAAAATTTTTACTACAAGGTGGCAATCGTTGTTTAATTATTTCTGATTATGGGAAAGGTTTTTTAACAAAATCTTTGATAAAATCATTAATACTATTAAGTAAACAATATCATGTTCCAATAGTTACTGATCCAAAAAGTGAAGATGTTTTTAGATACCATGGTTCAACTGTCATTAAACCTAATTTAAATGAAGGTCGTTCTGTATTAAAAGTTTTAAAACCAGGTTTTGTTGCAAAATCACTCAAAAATGAAATTGAAACTATTGCAGATTGTTACTTAGAAGCAAGCGGGTGTGAAAACCTTGTTATGAGCTTATCTGAAAATGGGGTTATGACAAAAGGTAAAGATATTGAAGGAACTTTAAATTTTGCTACACATGCATTGCAAGTAGCTGATGTTTCAGGTGCTGGAGATACTTTAATTTCTTTTTTAGCTATGAGTTTAGCCGCTCAACTTCCTTTATCTAGAGCTACTGAATTGGGCAATATAGCTGCAGGAATTGCCTGTGGAAAATCAGGAACAGCAACAATTACTCTTGCTGAATTTCTTGATGCAATAAAATCAAGAAACGAAGCAATTCATCCAGAAAAACTTATGCCAATTCATTCTTTATCTTTATTAATTAATGAATTAAAACAACAGCAGAAAAAAACTGTGTTTACTAATGGTTGTTTCGATATTTTGCATGCTGGACATGTTGACTACTTACAAAAAGCAAGAGCTAGAGGAGATCTTCTAGTAGTAGGATTAAATTCTGATAGCAGTGTTTCTAAATTAAAAGGTCCTTCTAGACCCGTCCAAAATGCTAATGATCGTGCAACAATTTTAGCATCGTTAGCTTGTATTGATTATATCGTGATATTTGAAGACGATAATCCTCTTGAATTAATTAAAACTTTGAAACCAGATGTTTTAGTTAAAGGAGCTGATTATAATTTAGAGAACACAATTGGAGCGAAAGAAGTTCTTGAATGGGGAGGAAGTGTTGAGCATATTTCCTTACTACCTGGCAGAAGCACAACTTCTATTATTCAGAAAGCACAATTATCAAGATAG
- a CDS encoding histidine decarboxylase — protein MTQKVIQPYQNLLINEYSNLLEKKNLISGYPENQKFSYKELNKFFKLSINNVGDSFQDSNYPLNTLKYEAEVVKYFSELYNKKNDYWGYITSGGTEGNLFAIHLARTKFQNGIVLFSSHSHYSIMKAVAVTRSQFSIISAQENGEIDYLDFEKNITKFKKIPIIVVLNIGTTITGAIDKLEIIKNILQKHKIKKYYIHCDAALHGFILPFCENHLNIALDKIDSLSISGHKFIGSPIPCGIFLTHLELKKRIEKSIDYLRASDTTLLGSREGISSLILWVAIQQKSKDDFRKLVKNCLKLAEYAVRKMLKIGIHAWVNKFSPIVVFPRPNDSLIKKWSIAPYKNIAHIITLPHMTKKNIDKIITDMQIDMKKRIVSKKIIVR, from the coding sequence ATGACTCAAAAAGTGATTCAACCTTACCAAAACTTGCTAATTAATGAATATAGTAATTTGCTAGAAAAAAAGAATTTAATTTCAGGATATCCAGAAAATCAAAAATTTAGCTACAAAGAATTAAATAAATTTTTTAAACTGTCAATTAATAATGTTGGAGATTCTTTTCAAGATTCGAACTATCCTTTAAATACATTAAAATATGAAGCTGAAGTTGTGAAATATTTTTCAGAACTTTATAATAAAAAAAATGACTATTGGGGATATATTACTTCAGGAGGTACTGAGGGTAATTTATTTGCAATTCATTTGGCTAGAACAAAATTTCAAAATGGAATAGTTTTGTTTAGCTCTCACAGCCACTATAGCATCATGAAAGCGGTAGCAGTTACCCGGAGTCAATTTTCTATTATTTCAGCTCAAGAAAATGGAGAAATTGATTATTTAGATTTTGAAAAAAATATTACTAAATTTAAAAAAATACCAATAATTGTAGTTTTAAATATTGGTACAACAATAACAGGAGCAATAGATAAATTAGAGATTATTAAAAATATTCTTCAAAAGCATAAGATTAAAAAATACTACATTCATTGTGATGCTGCTTTGCATGGTTTTATTTTACCTTTTTGTGAAAATCATTTAAATATAGCTTTAGATAAAATAGATAGTTTATCAATTAGTGGGCATAAATTTATTGGATCACCAATACCATGTGGGATTTTTTTAACTCATTTAGAATTAAAAAAAAGAATTGAAAAAAGTATAGATTATTTAAGAGCAAGTGACACAACTTTACTTGGATCTCGAGAGGGGATATCTTCGCTAATATTATGGGTTGCTATCCAACAAAAGTCAAAGGATGATTTTCGTAAATTAGTTAAAAATTGTCTTAAATTAGCTGAATATGCCGTTCGCAAAATGTTGAAAATTGGAATTCATGCTTGGGTTAATAAATTTTCTCCAATAGTAGTATTTCCAAGGCCAAATGATTCTTTAATTAAAAAATGGTCTATAGCCCCCTATAAAAATATAGCTCACATAATAACATTGCCACATATGACCAAAAAAAATATTGATAAAATAATTACCGATATGCAAATTGACATGAAAAAAAGGATAGTTTCGAAAAAAATAATTGTGCGATAA
- a CDS encoding RidA family protein, with protein sequence MKIIATENAPKAIGPYSQAIVLGNMVYCSGSIPLNPNSMKVEANSIEGQTEQVIKNMEAILTQAGSALDKVIKTTVFLKSMDDFQKMNGVYERLFKGHAPARSTVQVAKLPLDVMVEIECIATL encoded by the coding sequence ATGAAAATTATCGCTACAGAAAATGCTCCAAAAGCTATTGGTCCTTATTCACAAGCTATTGTTCTAGGAAATATGGTTTATTGCTCAGGTTCAATACCTTTAAATCCTAACTCTATGAAGGTAGAAGCTAATTCTATTGAAGGACAAACTGAACAAGTTATTAAAAATATGGAAGCAATATTAACACAAGCTGGTTCAGCTTTAGATAAAGTAATAAAAACTACAGTTTTTTTAAAAAGTATGGATGATTTTCAAAAAATGAATGGCGTTTATGAAAGACTTTTTAAAGGCCACGCTCCTGCAAGGTCTACTGTTCAAGTTGCAAAATTACCATTAGATGTCATGGTCGAAATAGAATGTATTGCCACACTATAG